One window of the Rosa rugosa chromosome 3, drRosRugo1.1, whole genome shotgun sequence genome contains the following:
- the LOC133736688 gene encoding serine/threonine-protein kinase Aurora-1, with product MAIAAENQPQEKGSSEVSATETKRWTLNDFDIGKPLGRGKFGHVYLAREKRSNHIVALKVLFKSQLQQSQVEHQLRREVEIQSHLRHPNILRLYGYFYDQKRVYLILEYAAKGELYKELQRCKYFSERRAATYVASLARALIYCHGKHVIHRDIKPENLLIGQQGELKIADFGWSVHTFNRRRTMCGTLDYLPPEMVESVEHDASVDIWSLGVLCYEFLYGVPPFEAKEHSDTYRRIVQVDLKFPPKPIVSSAAKDLISQMLVKDSSHRLPLHKLLEHPWIVQNAEPSGVYKI from the exons atGGCGATTGCTGCGGAGAACCAGCCCCAGGAGAAG GGTTCATCGGAGGTTTCGGCGACGGAGACGAAGAGGTGGACCCTCAATGACTTCGATATTGGAAAGCCTCTGGGACGAGGGAAGTTTGGTCATGTCTATTTGGCAAGAGAGAAGAGG AGCAATCATATAGTGGCACTTAAAGTCCTCTTCAAGAGCCAGTTGCAACAGTCTCAGGTTGAACATCAGCTTCGCCGGGAAGTTGAAATACAAAGTCATCTTCGCCATCCCAATATTTTACGCCTTTACGGCTACTTTTATGATCAG AAACGAGTTTATTTGATATTGGAATATGCCGCCAAAGGTGAACTATACAAGGAACTCCAGCGGTGTAAATACTTTAGTGAAAGACGTGCTGCTACC TATGTTGCATCATTGGCCCGAGCCCTTATATACTGTCATGGAAAGCACGTAATTCACAGAGATATCAAACCAGAAAACCTTCTCATTGGTCAACAG GGTGAACTCAAGATAGCTGATTTTGGGTGGTCAGTGCATACATTCAACCGCAGGCGGACCATGTGTGGCACTCTTGATTACCTCCCTCCTGAGATGG TGGAGAGTGTAGAGCATGATGCTAGTGTGGACATCTGGAGCCTTGGTGTCCTGTGCTATGAGTTTCTTTATGGAGTCCCTCCATTTGAGGCCAAGGAGCATTCAGACACATATAGAAG GATTGTTCAAGTGGATCTGAAGTTCCCTCCTAAACCAATTGTCTCATCTGCTGCAAAGGACCTTATAAGTCAG ATGCTTGTCAAGGATTCTTCTCACCGCCTGCCATTACATAAGCTTCTTGAACATCCTTGGATTGTTCAGAACGCGGAGCCATCTGGCGTTTATAAGATCTAA
- the LOC133736687 gene encoding LOW QUALITY PROTEIN: ATP-dependent 6-phosphofructokinase 6 (The sequence of the model RefSeq protein was modified relative to this genomic sequence to represent the inferred CDS: inserted 2 bases in 1 codon) → MAVSGDLKMKIVKGDAGYVLEDVPHLADYLSDLPTYPNPLQINPAYSVVKQYFVNQDDTVAQKIVVHKDSPRGTHLRRAGPRQKVYFEADEVHACVVTCGGLCPGLNTVIREIVCGLYHMYGVTRVLGIDGGYSGFYSRNTIELTPRVVNDIHKRGGTILGTSRGGYDTSKIVDSIHDRGINHVYIIGGDGTQKGASVIFEEVRRRGLKVSVVGVPKTIDNDIPVIDRSFGFDTAVEEAQRAICAAHVESESIEHGIGLVKLMGRYSGFIAMYATLASRDVDCCLIPESPFFLEGRGGLFEFIERRLKENGHMVIVMAEGAGQDLLSESLQSMNQQDASGNKLLQDVGLWISQRIKDHFARQQKMSINLKYIDPTYMIRAIPSNAADNVYCTLLAQSAVHGAMAGFTGFVVGPVNGRHSYIPFNRITESQNKVVITDRMWARLLSSTNQPSFLNPKDIDEVQKEEEPPTQLLEGENCKDSKXTKDIPSMT, encoded by the exons ATGGCGGTTTCCGGTGATCTGAAGATGAAGATCGTCAAAGGCGACGCCGGTTACGTCCTCGAAGATGTGCCTCATCTCGCCGATTACTTGTCCGATCTTCCT ACTTATCCCAATCCACTGCAAATCAATCCTGCTTACTCTGTAGTCAA gcAATATTTTGTTAACCAAGATGACACTGTTGCTCAAAAG ATTGTTGTGCACAAGGATAGTCCAAGAGGGACACACCTTCGGCGAGCAGGACCACGCCAAAAG GTGTATTTTGAGGCGGATGAAGTGCATGCCTGTGTTGTGACTTGTGGTGGTTTGTGCCCTGGGCTCAACACGGTGATCAGGGAAATTGTCTGTGGACTTTATCACATGTATGGTGTCACCAGGGTTCTTGGAATAGAT GGAGGATATAGTGGTTTCTATTCCCGAAATACTATTGAGTTGACACCTAGGGTTGTGAATGACATCCACAAACGTGGTGGTACTATCCTTGGGACATCACGAGGAGGCTATGATACCTCGAAGATAGTTGACAGCATTCATGATCGTGGAATTAACCAT GTTTACATAATTGGAGGTGATGGAACTCAAAAAGGAGCATCTGTGATATTTGAG GAAGTTAGACGCCGTGGCCTCAAAGTTTCTGTTGTAGGAGTTCCTAAAACAATAGACAATGACATACCG GTTATAGATAGATCCTTTGGCTTTGATACTGCGGTTGAGGAGGCCCAGCGTGCCATATGTGCAGCTCATGTGGAATCTGAAAGTATTGAGCATGGTATTGGTCTTGTGAAGCTAATGGGACGCTACAGCG GTTTCATAGCTATGTATGCTACACTTGCCAGTCGAGATGTGGACTGTTGTTTGATTCCAGAGTCCCCCTTCTTTCTTGAAGGACGAGGTGGACTTTTTGAGTTCATTGAAAGACGACTCAAAGAAAATGGACATATGGTTATTGTGATGGCTGAGGGAGCAGGACAGGATCTTCTTTCAGAGAGCTTGCAATCCATGAACCAGCAAGATGCTTCAGGAAACAAGCTACTTCAAGATGTTGGGTTATGGATATCTCAGAGGATCAAG GATCACTTTGCAAGACAACAAAAGATGTCTATTAATCTGAAATATATAG ATCCTACATACATGATCAGGGCTATTCCAAGTAATGCAGCTGACAATGTCTACTGCACACTGCTGGCTCAAAGTGCCGTTCATGGAGCAATGGCAGGGTTCACGGGCTTTGTAGTTGGGCCTGTCAATGGAAGACATTCTTACATTCCTTTTAAT CGTATTACTGAGAGCCAGAACAAGGTTGTGATTACCGATAGGATGTGGGCACGACTCCTTTCTTCAACCAACCAGCCGAGCTTCTTGAACCCCAAAGACATTGATGAAGTCCAAAAAGAGGAAGAGCCTCCAACTCAACTGCTAGAAGGGGAAAATTGTAAAGATAGCAA TACTAAAGACATTCCTAGCATGACATGA
- the LOC133740234 gene encoding profilin produces MSWQQYVDEHLMCEIDGNALTAAAILGQDGSVWSKSANFPQFKPEEIAAIMKDFDQPGTLAPTGLFLGGTKYMVIQGEAGAVIRGKKGSGGITVKKTSQALIIGIYDEPLTPGQCNMIVERLGDYLIEQGL; encoded by the exons ATGTCGTGGCAGCAGTACGTGGACGAGCACTTGATGTGCGAAATCGACGGCAACGCCCTCACGGCCGCGGCCATCCTCGGCCAAGACGGCAGCGTTTGGTCCAAGAGCGCCAACTTTCCTCAG TTTAAGCCGGAAGAGATTGCGGCCATTATGAAAGATTTTGATCAACCCGGAACGCTTGCCCCCACTGGATTATTCCTTGGAGGGACTAAGTATATGGTGATTCAAGGTGAAGCCGGAGCGGTAATTCGTGGAAAGAAG GGCTCTGGTGGCATTACTGTTAAGAAGACCAGTCAGGCCTTGATCATTGGCATATATGATGAGCCTTTGACTCCTGGGCAGTGCAACATGATAGTTGAAAGGCTGGGCGATTATCTTATTGAACAGGGTCTGTAA